In Citrus sinensis cultivar Valencia sweet orange chromosome 4, DVS_A1.0, whole genome shotgun sequence, one DNA window encodes the following:
- the LOC102613683 gene encoding uncharacterized protein LOC102613683 — MLNLIQVSCFQSRASIVLNNPCARPFSSITVSAPAIIGFSNSRSLSVCSFCRILQPNKFFINCLILSAMSNDYLTRCSSIYHQVGRPLSQKRRCGSAIYRNFSTWSASLISPVASLVVRPPSSLAVVACVTQNDMLQRSDEWFALRRDKLTTSTFSTALGFWKGKRRSELWHEKVFSLETQVIENSKRCAMEWGVLNEAAAIDRYKSITGHDVSSLGFAVHAEEQLDWLGASPDGLLGCFPGGGILEVKCPYNKGKPEIALPWSTVPFYYMPQVQGQMEILDREWVDLYCWTPNGSTIFRVIRRRDYWELIHGILQEFWWENVVPAKEALSMGREELATSYDPTSTHRLTGLAIVKSLKLASESKLLCKEIAGHVEFFR; from the exons ATGTTGAATCTGATTCAGGTCTCTTGCTTTCAATCAAGAGCTTCCATCGTTTTAAATAATCCATGCGCAAGACCCTTTTCAAGTATTACAGTTTCAGCGCCTGCTATCATCGGTTTTAGCAACTCAAGGTCTCTTTCAG TCTGCAGCTTTTGTAGGATCCTtcaaccaaataaatttttcatcaactGCCTGATCCTCTCAGCAATGAGCAATGACTATTTAACAAGATGCAGCAGCATTTACCATCAAGTAGGACGACCTCTGTCTCAAAAGAGAAGGTGTGGAAGTGCAATTTACAGAAACTTTTCCACCTGGTCGGCCTCGCTGATCTCTCCTGTGGCTTCTCTTGTGGTTCGCCCCCCCTCATCACTAGCGGTGGTTGCCTGCGTAACACAGAATGATATGCTCCAGCGATCTGATGAATGGTTTGCCCTTAGAAGGGATAAGCTAACCACTAGCACCTTCAGTACTGCCTTGGGTTTTTGGAAGGGAAAACGTCGCTCCGAGCTCTGGCATGAGAAAGTATTTTCCTTGGAGACACAAGTTATTGAAAATTCTAAAAGGTGTGCTATGGAGTGGGGTGTGCTGAATGAAGCAGCAGCTATAGATAGGTACAAAAGCATTACTGGTCATGATGTGAGCTCATTAGGATTTGCAGTCCATGCAGAGGAGCAATTAGATTGGCTTGGGGCTTCTCCAGATGGTCTTCTTGGTTGCTTTCCAGGAGGTGGCATCCTGGAAGTGAAGTGTCCATATAACAAGGGAAAGCCCGAGATTGCTCTGCCCTGGTCAACCGTGCCTTTCTATTACATGCCTCAAGTGCAGGGTCAAATGGAAATACTGGACAGAGAGTGGGTTGATTTGTATTGCTGGACACCAAATGGAAGCACAATTTTTCGCGTCATTAGACGACGTGATTATTGGGAGCTAATACATGGGATTTTACAGGAATTTTGGTGGGAGAATGTTGTTCCTGCTAAGGAAGCTCTGTCAATGGGCAGGGAAGAGTTGGCCACGTCATACGATCCAACATCCACTCATAGACTTACAGGGCTTGCAATTGTAAAGAGCTTGAAGTTGGCCAGTGAGTCAAAATTATTGTGCAAGGAGATTGCGGGTCATGttgaatttttcagatga
- the LOC102613392 gene encoding F-box protein SKIP14: MALNFSHRPIFPGHLTEDNLVSPMRIANGYLVEGIPEKNGDGYAKNWHLNQEIDDCFDYGRDRAENRCGSQESVSTDIIDLLPSDPFGMDISTTFTAAITGWLEDLEVDYGGFRRDEVGTSDGNCQLFAGLNFFWNNAMRLQGFPNNMGYEHYLNVASGSSERFQPKEVVEEVSCHGGLASTCNVDDMFGFGNDNVGLVDQQSEALLEGNGSCCDGEEGAPHAALIFSLGYLGVQDLLVVEKVCRSLCSTVRDDPLLWRSIHIDQPLNEKITDDVLLQLTNRAQGNLQCLSLVECPRITDDGLKRVLESNPRLTKLSVPGCTRLSIEGIVNSLKAFKSMGAQGVKHLRIGGLYGVTQKHFEELKFLLGTDSLMQQNTHKPHFYHRGKLYLSCEDDRAIDIEMCPKCQNLRLVYDCPAEGCLRKEQAYPLCRACTLCIARCAHCGRCINDSEYEETFSLDLLCSDCGKCQDRQVRRDPTTSVVLNEPISGLCLQG, from the exons ATGGCGTTGAATTTTTCCCATAGACCAATCTTTCCTGGACATTTAACTGAGGATAATTTGGTGTCCCCAATGAGGATTGCTAATGGGTATCTTGTCGAGGGCATACCTGAGAAAAATGGAGATGGGTATGCTAAGAATTGGCATTTGAATCAGGAAATTGATGATTGCTTTGATTATGGGAGGGACAGGGCTGAAAACAGGTGTGGGTCTCAAGAGTCTGTGTCAACGGATATTATTGATCTTTTGCCGTCGGATCCCTTTGGAATGGATATTAGTACTACCTTCACAGCTGCAATTACGGGGTGGCTTGAGGATTTGGAGGTGGATTATGGTGGGTTTCGAAGGGATGAGGTTGGGACAAGTGATGGTAATTGTCAGTTGTTTGCTggtttgaatttcttttggaataATGCTATGAGGCTCCAGGGTTTTCCTAATAACATGGGTTATGAGCATTATTTGAATGTAGCAAGTGGATCTAGTGAGCGTTTTCAGCCAAAAGAAGTTGTGGAGGAGGTGTCTTGTCATGGTGGTCTTGCATCAACTTGtaatgtggatgacatgtttgGTTTTGGGAATGATAATGTCGGTCTTGTTGATCAGCAAAGCGAAGCATTGTTGGAGGGTAACGGGAGCTGTTGTGATGGAGAGGAAGGGGCTCCTCATGCtgctttgattttttctcttgGTTATCTGGGTGTGCAAGATCTCCTTGTAGTTGAAAAGGTTTGCAGATCTCTGTGCTCTACGGTTAGGGATGACCCCCTTTTGTGGAGGAGTATTCACATTGATCAACCATTGAATGAGAAGATTACTGATGATGTTCTTTTGCAATTAACCAATAGAGCTCAAGGCAATTTGCAATGCTTGAGTCTGGTGGAGTGCCCAAGGATTACTGATGATGGTTTGAAACGTGTGCTGGAAAGTAATCCAAGGTTAACCAAG CTGAGTGTGCCTGGATGTACAAGACTCAGTATTGAGGGTATTGTGAACAGCTTAAAGGCTTTCAAGTCTATGGGTGCGCAAGGTGTGAAGCATCTGAGGATTGGTGGGTTGTATGGAGTTACACAGAAGCATTTTGAAGAGTTGAAGTTCTTGTTGGGTACAGATAGCTTGATGCAGCAGAATACTCACAAGCCACATTTCTACCATAGAGGAAAATTGTATCTGTCCTGTGAGGATGACCGTGCCATTGACATTGAAATGTGCCCGAAATGTCAGAATCTGAGGTTAGTTTATGACTGCCCTGCTGAGGGTTGTCTCAGAAAAGAACAGGCCTACCCGTTATGCAGGGCATGCACACTTTGCATTGCACGGTGTGCTCATTGTGGACGATGTATTAATGACAGTGAGTATGAGGAAACATTTAGCTTGGATTTGCTTTGTTCGGATTGTGGGAAGTGCCAAGACAGGCAGGTTAGAAGGGACCCTACTACATCTGTTGTTCTCAATGAACCGATTAGTGGCCTCTGTCTTCAGGGCTAG
- the LOC102613098 gene encoding uncharacterized protein LOC102613098, with product MAPKAKPKPSPSPSQPPPPIEDLFTSLNRHIERSEFEQAVKVADQVLSTNPSDEDAMRCKVVALIKADNIDDALSTIQSSQKFTCDFNYLKAYCLYRQNRLDEALESLKIQENNPATMLLKSQILYRSGEMDACVEFYQKLQKSKIDSLEINFVAGLISAGRASEVQKTLDLLRVKATSSFELAYNTACSLAEMNKYTEAEQLLLTARRIGQETLTDDNFAEDDIEIELAPIAVQLAYVQQLLGNTQEAFGAYTDIIKRNLADESSFAVAVNNLVALKGPKDVNDSLKKLDRIKEKDMQNFQLARVLDLKLSPKQREAIYANRVLLLLHANKMDQARELVAALPDMFPDSVMPLLLQAAVLVRENKAGKAEELLGQFSEKLPDKSKIILLARAQVAAAANHPFIAAESLAKIPDIQRMPATVATLVALKERAGDIDGAAAVLDSAIKWWLNAMTEDNKLSVIMQEAASFKLRHGREEDASHLFEELVKTHGSIEALVGLVTTSAHVDVDKAESYEKRLKPLPGLNGVDVDSLEKTSGAKHVESASYFEVNEAHGEGKNKDKAKKKRKRKPRYPKGFDPANPGPPPDPERWLPKRERSSYRPRRKDKRAAQVRGSQGAVVREKHDAGAAGASSNSTSSQATSSKGAAQNVAQSSKGSSKSSRKKSRN from the exons ATGGCTCCTAAAGCCAAACCAAAGCCTTCACCTTCTCCGTCGCAGCCTCCTCCACCAATCGAAGACCTCTTCACCTCGCTTAACAGACACATCGAACGATCCGAATTCGAACAAGCCGTCAAAGTCGCAGATCAAG TACTTTCCACTAATCCCAGCGACGAGGACGCGATGCGATGCAAAGTGGTGGCTCTGATAAAGGCTGATAACATTGACGATGCTCTCTCTACGATTCAATCGTCTCAGAAGTTTACTTgtgattttaattacttaaag GCATACTGCCTATACAGGCAAAACAGGTTAGATGAAGCGTTGGAATCCTTGAAaatccaagagaacaatccaGCAACAATGCTGTTAAAGTCACAGATTCTATATCGCTCAGGAGAAATGGATGCCTGTGTGGAGTTCTACCAGAAGCTTCAAAAATCCAAGATTGACTCtctagaaataaattttgttgctGGTTTGATTTCTGCTGGGAGAGCTTCTGAAGTTCAAAAGACACTGGATTTACTTAGGGTGAAAGCTACTAGCAGTTTTGAGTTGGCATACAACACAGCTTGTTCTTTGGCAGAAATGAATAAGTACACTGAAGCAGAACAGCTCTTGTTGACTGCCCGAAG AATTGGTCAGGAAACTCTGACCGATGACAACTTTGCTGAGGATGATATAGAGATTGAATTGGCTCCTATAGCTGTCCAATTAGCCTATGTTCAGCAG CTCCTTGGAAACACACAAGAAGCATTTGGAGCTTACACAGATATCATCAAACGAAATCTGGCGGATGAATCATCATTTGCGGTGGCCGTGAACAACCTCGTTGCATTGAAAGGTCCAAAAGATGTTAATGATAGCCTAAAGAAACTTGATCGCATTAAAGAGAAAGACATGCAAAACTTTCAGCTAGCTCGTGTACTTGACTTGAAGCTGTCACCAAAACAAAGGGAGGCAATATATGCCAATCGGGTGCTCTTACTTCTTCATGCCAATAAGATGGATCAG GCTCGAGAACTTGTAGCTGCATTGCCTGATATGTTTCCTGATAGTGTGATGCCATTACTGCTTCAAGCTGCTGTCCTAGTGAGAGAGAACAAGGCTGGGAAAGCTGAAGAACTCCTAGGGCAGTTTTCTGAAAAGCTCCCtgataaatctaaaattattctCTTGGCAAGGGCACaggttgctgctgctgccaaCCACCCTTTTATTGCGGCTGAGTCTCTGGCTAAGATACCTGATATCCAACGCATGCCTGCTACTGTTGCCACCCTTGTGGCTCTTAAAGAGCGTGCTGGGGATATTGACGGCGCAGCAGCTGTCCTTGACTCTGCAATCAAATGGTGGTTAAATGCCATGACTGAGGACAATAAGCTTAGTGTTATAATGCAAGAGGCTGCTTCCTTCAAGCTCAGACATGGCAGGGAGGAGGATGCTTCCCATCTCTTTGAGGAGCTTGTGAAAACCCATGGAAGCATCGAGGCATTGGTTGGGCTGGTAACTACATCAGCTCATGTAGATGTTGACAAGGCAGAATCTTACGAGAAGCGGCTGAAGCCATTACCAGGTTTAAATGGGGTTGATGTGGATAGTTTGGAGAAGACTTCTGGAGCGAAACATGTTGAAAGTGCTTCTTATTTTGAGGTAAATGAAGCACATGGGGAAGGTAAGAATAAGGataaagcaaagaaaaagagaaagagaaagccTAGATACCCCAAAGGATTTGACCCTGCGAATCCTGGTCCTCCTCCAGACCCAGAAAGATGGCTCCCTAAGAGAGAAAGGTCAAGTTACAGGCCCAGGAGAAAGGATAAGAGAGCTGCTCAGGTTAGAGGCTCTCAGGGTGCAGTTGTTAGAGAAAAGCATGACGCAGGTGCTGCCGGTGCCAGTTCTAATTCAACATCAAGCCAGGCAACGAGCTCCAAAGGAGCAGCACAGAACGTTGCACAGTCATCTAAGGGTTCATCAAAGTCATCAAGAAAGAAGTCTAGAAATTAA